The following coding sequences are from one Microcoleus sp. AS-A8 window:
- a CDS encoding S-layer homology domain-containing protein, with protein sequence MALQKAALASIMHRIVSILSFVFLLQAVPALAQESAPRDPIDQVVAAQLMTPYPDGNFRPERILSRAELASILVKTFKLDQRQPQQQGAIPLQDVPPSHWAYKDIQLVLKNNIMSGYRSGQFFPNQRVTRAEAFSILAQGYGVFQFPDNTVAELLSKYPDSDKIPNWAKKSVATALYEGFINVDATSNQIKPLEPMTRGDMAYALSKYLERQEDTAPIPWKVEEPVRG encoded by the coding sequence GTGGCGTTGCAAAAAGCAGCGTTAGCAAGCATCATGCATCGAATTGTTAGCATTCTATCTTTCGTGTTTTTGCTGCAAGCTGTTCCCGCTTTGGCTCAAGAATCAGCACCGCGCGATCCAATTGATCAGGTAGTGGCAGCTCAATTGATGACTCCCTATCCGGATGGAAATTTTCGTCCAGAACGAATTCTAAGCCGTGCGGAACTCGCTTCCATTTTGGTCAAAACGTTTAAGCTGGATCAACGGCAACCTCAGCAACAAGGGGCGATTCCCCTTCAAGATGTTCCCCCTTCTCACTGGGCTTATAAAGATATTCAGCTAGTGCTGAAAAATAACATCATGAGTGGCTATCGCTCAGGACAGTTTTTCCCCAATCAACGCGTCACTCGTGCCGAAGCTTTTTCAATCTTGGCTCAGGGTTATGGTGTGTTTCAGTTTCCTGATAATACTGTTGCAGAATTGCTGTCTAAGTATCCTGATTCAGATAAAATACCAAACTGGGCAAAAAAGTCAGTTGCCACAGCGTTATATGAGGGGTTTATTAATGTCGATGCCACCAGCAACCAGATTAAACCCTTAGAACCGATGACTCGTGGAGATATGGCTTACGCGTTGAGTAAGTATCTGGAACGCCAGGAAGATACAGCGCCAATTCCCTGGAAAGTCGAAGAACCTGTTCGCGGTTAG
- a CDS encoding alpha/beta hydrolase, which yields MKIKQSSRRQFLLKGVSTLSASLLLKACQKDSSSAQEPTPVSLGDPSQYLQFISVPPAQGRMPAGLIVCLHGNGSTPEFMASFASALNLPEYHLLFPRAPFSHPTVPGGKMWYDLTIKNSKPQIENYQRLAESRQRLTNWLKSLQGRFSLPLSRTILSGLSQGGAMTLDVGLTLPLAGLVSLSGYLHPNPTPKLFWKNSVLPVLLVHGRQDQLVPLSEAEHARNTLSALNVNVKYQVFDIGHEIKPQVLAVMRNFVLETMP from the coding sequence TTGAAAATCAAGCAATCCAGTCGGCGTCAATTTCTGTTAAAAGGGGTTAGCACTCTCTCTGCAAGCCTCCTATTAAAAGCTTGTCAAAAAGATTCCTCTTCTGCCCAAGAACCAACTCCTGTTAGCTTGGGAGATCCATCTCAATATTTGCAATTTATCTCAGTACCACCGGCTCAAGGGCGAATGCCTGCCGGGTTAATTGTTTGCCTACATGGTAATGGTAGTACCCCTGAGTTTATGGCATCGTTTGCATCCGCACTGAACCTCCCCGAATACCACCTTCTATTTCCTAGGGCACCCTTTTCTCATCCCACTGTTCCTGGCGGGAAGATGTGGTATGATTTGACGATAAAAAACTCCAAGCCGCAAATTGAAAACTACCAGCGCTTAGCCGAAAGTCGGCAACGTTTAACGAACTGGCTGAAGTCTCTGCAAGGTAGGTTTAGCCTCCCTCTATCACGCACGATTTTGAGTGGGTTGTCTCAAGGTGGAGCGATGACACTGGATGTTGGCCTGACTTTGCCACTAGCTGGTTTAGTATCTTTGAGTGGCTATCTGCATCCAAATCCAACACCAAAACTATTTTGGAAGAACAGCGTTCTCCCTGTCTTGCTCGTGCATGGTAGACAAGACCAGCTTGTACCTCTAAGTGAGGCTGAACATGCTAGGAATACCCTATCCGCTCTTAATGTGAACGTGAAGTATCAAGTGTTTGACATAGGGCATGAAATTAAACCACAAGTGTTAGCCGTGATGCGAAATTTTGTCTTAGAGACAATGCCATAA
- a CDS encoding sugar ABC transporter substrate-binding protein: MSRSRIRTWKRLGILALLGLMLGLVISCRPTASSSKSPEIEFWTMQLQPKFTDYFNPLIARFEAENPGVKVRWVDIPWAAMENKILTAVSAKTAPDVVNLNPGFASQLASRNAWLELDNRVPESVRQQYLPNIWKDSTLNGKSFGIPWYLTSRVTIYNKELLQKAGISQPPATYAELAQVAKQIKDKTGKYAFFVTVVPEDSGEVLESFVQMGVELVDAQGKAAFNTPKGKAAFQYWVDFYQQGLMPKEALTQGHRRAIELYQQGETALLSSGAEFMDTIAKNAPSIAKASATAPQMTGETGKKNVAVMNIVIPRDTDNPDAALKFALFVTNSENQLAFAKAANVLPSTLEALQQYRRSLTRDGKALPVEQARDISASQMEQAQVLIPTMKNLNKLQKAIYENLQAAMLGEKTVDQAVADAAQQWDSSLS; encoded by the coding sequence ATGAGCAGAAGCAGAATCAGAACTTGGAAACGTTTAGGAATTTTGGCTTTGTTGGGACTAATGTTGGGCTTGGTGATTAGCTGCCGTCCAACAGCCTCTTCCTCTAAAAGTCCTGAAATTGAGTTCTGGACGATGCAATTGCAGCCGAAATTTACCGATTACTTCAACCCACTCATCGCTCGATTTGAAGCCGAAAATCCCGGTGTCAAGGTTCGCTGGGTAGATATTCCTTGGGCGGCGATGGAAAATAAAATCCTCACGGCTGTTTCGGCAAAAACCGCACCCGATGTAGTGAACTTGAATCCGGGTTTCGCCTCCCAACTGGCATCCCGGAATGCTTGGTTAGAACTGGATAACCGAGTTCCAGAGTCCGTCCGTCAGCAATATTTACCCAACATCTGGAAAGACAGTACCCTCAACGGCAAAAGCTTTGGTATTCCTTGGTATCTCACCAGCCGAGTGACAATTTATAACAAAGAATTGTTGCAAAAAGCGGGAATTAGCCAACCCCCCGCTACTTACGCCGAACTGGCGCAGGTAGCCAAGCAAATTAAAGATAAGACGGGGAAGTATGCCTTCTTTGTCACAGTGGTTCCAGAGGATTCAGGTGAAGTACTGGAATCGTTCGTACAGATGGGAGTAGAGTTAGTGGATGCTCAGGGTAAAGCGGCATTTAATACTCCCAAAGGCAAAGCGGCATTTCAGTATTGGGTAGATTTTTATCAGCAGGGGCTAATGCCCAAAGAAGCACTCACCCAAGGGCATCGACGAGCGATCGAATTATATCAACAGGGCGAGACGGCGCTTTTGTCTAGTGGTGCGGAGTTTATGGATACGATCGCCAAAAATGCCCCAAGCATTGCTAAAGCTTCAGCTACCGCCCCTCAGATGACCGGTGAGACGGGTAAAAAGAATGTGGCAGTGATGAATATCGTCATTCCTCGCGATACAGATAATCCGGATGCCGCCCTGAAATTTGCGCTGTTTGTCACCAACTCTGAAAATCAGTTGGCTTTCGCCAAAGCCGCGAACGTTTTACCCTCCACACTAGAGGCATTGCAGCAATATCGGCGATCGCTCACCCGCGATGGCAAGGCGTTGCCTGTAGAGCAAGCTAGGGATATCAGTGCGAGTCAAATGGAACAGGCACAAGTCTTGATTCCAACCATGAAAAACCTCAACAAGTTGCAAAAGGCCATTTATGAAAATTTGCAGGCAGCAATGTTGGGAGAAAAGACGGTAGATCAGGCGGTTGCGGATGCTGCACAGCAATGGGATAGTAGTCTCTCTTGA
- a CDS encoding peptidoglycan-binding protein, with the protein MKLQDFIGKDLKYSMEGIASDKELATQIQVLLIGLGLLEPPADGKFGPISTAALEKFQKLMKINEPEQLGAETAKQLIETKPEDLPAPPLKLGNDLASRIVKYMQLKKYEIFQGIRQYNIVYVEGMNGDATLNNDPPNNFNDRRMVIQIVDGVPAIVGNWQATTEPGYRYTQRPMNPGGAARIKFGQYKAWQVGIHGTTDRHEALIQTGGTVTVHRDFNKDYQRVGDKEDTGYFAINQHWGYDFPTNNIYYASAGCLVGRLRQGHREFMSLIKQDRRFQLNNRYVFYATVIYGQDLMKETGGISESLQLLKEGSSGPLVKQLQQALKDQGFNPGTIDGVFGLGTKAAVRAFQQANKLEADGLVGQQTWNALGIA; encoded by the coding sequence ATGAAACTGCAAGATTTTATCGGCAAAGACCTGAAATACAGCATGGAGGGAATTGCCTCTGACAAAGAACTCGCAACCCAGATTCAAGTTTTGCTCATCGGTTTGGGACTGTTGGAACCGCCGGCTGACGGCAAGTTTGGCCCCATTTCTACAGCCGCGCTCGAAAAATTTCAAAAACTGATGAAAATTAACGAGCCAGAACAGCTCGGAGCGGAAACGGCAAAACAGCTCATTGAAACCAAGCCTGAAGATTTGCCAGCGCCTCCACTCAAGCTAGGCAATGACTTGGCGAGTCGTATTGTCAAGTATATGCAGCTTAAAAAATATGAAATTTTTCAGGGAATCCGACAGTACAACATTGTTTACGTTGAGGGGATGAACGGCGACGCCACCCTCAACAACGATCCCCCCAATAATTTCAATGACCGCCGGATGGTAATCCAGATTGTGGATGGCGTTCCGGCAATTGTCGGTAACTGGCAAGCCACTACAGAGCCAGGATACCGTTATACGCAACGTCCCATGAACCCTGGGGGAGCAGCCAGAATCAAGTTTGGTCAATATAAAGCTTGGCAGGTCGGGATTCACGGTACCACTGACCGTCACGAAGCACTCATACAGACTGGGGGAACGGTTACCGTACACCGGGACTTCAACAAAGACTACCAGCGCGTTGGCGACAAGGAAGATACGGGCTACTTTGCCATTAATCAGCACTGGGGTTACGACTTCCCGACCAACAACATTTACTATGCCAGTGCGGGTTGTTTAGTGGGGCGCTTACGTCAGGGACATCGGGAGTTTATGAGCCTGATTAAACAGGATCGGCGCTTCCAACTTAATAACCGTTACGTCTTCTATGCGACGGTGATCTACGGACAGGATCTGATGAAGGAAACTGGAGGTATCTCAGAATCGCTGCAACTTTTAAAGGAAGGTTCCAGTGGACCACTGGTCAAGCAATTACAACAAGCTTTAAAAGATCAAGGATTTAATCCTGGAACAATTGATGGCGTGTTTGGTTTAGGCACAAAAGCGGCTGTCAGAGCCTTTCAGCAGGCCAATAAGCTTGAGGCAGATGGGCTTGTAGGTCAGCAAACCTGGAATGCTCTGGGCATTGCATGA
- a CDS encoding S-layer homology domain-containing protein, whose amino-acid sequence MPQTLYVNPGSGSDSADGSQSAPLKTIKKALEKAESDTTIQLAAGNYTASGGEAFPINIPSGVKVVGNEGNKGSGILIEGSGQYNSRTQAGQNITFLLASNAELRGVTVTNLASRGTAVWMESTAPTVANCTFTKNKREGVFATGDANPVVLNNNFIDNDGNGISITRNSTGEFRGNTCKDAGSGISIDGTSAPKLINNTISGNRYGLIISGESRPVLRNNQIESNTEEGVVVTNKAVPDLGSSSDPGNNTIRNNAQLDLNNGTSSQLISFGNTLSASKVKGSISIDGIASNGGGSSGGDGDSSGGGGDGKDPIFSDIQNHWAKPFIQALLDKGLITGFSNGTFRPDDKMTRAQYAALLVKAFNPTAKRDATKFTDVANDFWAKDVIQQAYRSQFISGFPNNTFRPNDNVQRLQVIVSLISGLGLGASDTGILTAYDDRSAIPDYAKDEVATATKKQIVVSYPQTKQLNPNKEATRAEVAAFVYQALVDAKQVSAVNSPYIVAVQSDGGGDGLAFTDIKGHWAADFISALAKQGLISGFKDGSFKPDEKMTRAQYAALLVKAFNPGVKRDTAKFTDVANDFWAKDVIQQAYRGEFVSGFPNNTFRPNENVQKVQVLVSVVNGLGLSASDPNALTAYDDRTKIPDYAKDEVTTATKKKIVVNYPQTKQLNPTKEATRAEVAAIIYQALVDAKKVSAIDSPYVVSA is encoded by the coding sequence ATGCCTCAAACTCTTTACGTCAATCCAGGAAGCGGTAGTGATAGTGCTGATGGTAGTCAGTCTGCTCCCTTAAAAACCATTAAGAAAGCACTCGAAAAAGCCGAATCTGATACCACCATTCAACTGGCAGCAGGGAATTACACGGCGTCTGGCGGTGAAGCTTTTCCCATTAATATTCCCAGTGGGGTTAAGGTGGTGGGTAATGAAGGGAATAAAGGCAGTGGCATTTTGATTGAGGGTAGCGGGCAATACAACAGCCGTACCCAAGCCGGTCAAAATATCACATTTTTACTGGCGAGTAATGCCGAACTTCGAGGAGTAACCGTAACCAATTTGGCAAGCCGAGGTACTGCTGTTTGGATGGAATCGACAGCCCCCACGGTTGCCAACTGTACCTTTACCAAGAATAAGCGTGAGGGAGTGTTTGCGACAGGTGATGCCAATCCGGTCGTTCTAAATAATAATTTTATTGACAATGATGGCAATGGCATCTCGATTACACGCAATAGCACTGGTGAATTCCGAGGAAATACCTGCAAAGATGCGGGTTCTGGCATTAGCATTGATGGAACTTCTGCGCCTAAATTGATCAATAACACCATTTCTGGCAATCGCTATGGCTTGATTATTTCGGGTGAGTCTCGACCCGTCCTGCGGAATAATCAGATTGAAAGCAACACAGAAGAAGGTGTAGTTGTTACCAATAAAGCTGTGCCCGATTTAGGCAGTAGCAGCGACCCCGGAAACAACACCATCCGTAATAACGCTCAGCTTGATTTGAACAATGGCACTAGCAGCCAACTGATTTCCTTCGGCAATACGTTGAGTGCGTCGAAAGTTAAAGGCTCAATTAGTATTGATGGCATTGCCTCCAATGGTGGTGGTTCATCCGGTGGTGATGGCGATTCATCCGGTGGTGGTGGCGATGGGAAAGACCCCATCTTTTCAGATATTCAGAATCATTGGGCAAAACCGTTCATTCAGGCATTGCTGGATAAAGGACTCATTACAGGCTTTAGTAATGGCACCTTTAGACCCGATGATAAGATGACCCGTGCTCAATATGCTGCCTTGTTAGTTAAAGCCTTTAATCCAACCGCCAAACGAGATGCCACGAAATTCACCGATGTCGCCAATGATTTTTGGGCAAAGGATGTAATTCAACAAGCCTACCGCAGCCAATTTATCTCAGGCTTCCCGAATAACACCTTCCGACCGAATGATAATGTCCAGCGCCTTCAAGTGATTGTCTCACTCATCAGTGGCTTGGGCTTGGGTGCGTCGGATACGGGGATTTTAACCGCTTATGACGACCGCAGTGCTATTCCTGACTATGCCAAGGATGAAGTAGCGACGGCAACGAAGAAGCAGATTGTGGTGAGTTATCCGCAAACCAAGCAACTCAACCCAAACAAAGAGGCGACTCGTGCTGAGGTGGCGGCTTTTGTTTATCAAGCGTTGGTGGATGCTAAGCAGGTCAGTGCGGTTAACTCTCCTTATATTGTCGCCGTTCAGTCGGATGGGGGAGGTGATGGCCTTGCCTTTACCGATATTAAGGGTCACTGGGCGGCTGATTTTATTAGTGCTTTAGCGAAACAAGGTTTAATCAGTGGCTTTAAGGATGGCAGCTTTAAGCCGGATGAGAAGATGACTCGTGCTCAATATGCCGCCCTGCTGGTTAAAGCCTTTAATCCCGGCGTAAAACGAGATACAGCGAAATTCACCGATGTAGCGAATGATTTTTGGGCAAAGGATGTCATCCAACAAGCCTATCGCGGCGAGTTCGTGTCCGGCTTCCCGAACAATACCTTCCGACCCAATGAGAATGTCCAGAAGGTGCAAGTCTTGGTATCGGTGGTGAATGGGTTGGGTTTATCGGCCTCTGACCCCAATGCTTTGACGGCTTACGATGACCGCACTAAAATTCCTGACTACGCCAAAGACGAAGTGACGACAGCGACGAAGAAGAAGATTGTGGTGAATTACCCGCAAACCAAGCAACTTAATCCGACCAAGGAAGCCACCCGCGCTGAAGTAGCAGCAATCATCTATCAGGCGCTGGTCGATGCCAAGAAGGTGAGTGCCATTGACTCTCCTTATGTCGTTTCTGCTTAA